In a single window of the Olivibacter sp. SDN3 genome:
- a CDS encoding ABC transporter ATP-binding protein, translating to MSLTVTHVTKKYGKDCVVNDISFDLRNNEVVGFLGPNGAGKSTIMKMITGYLRPDKGVIRVNGMDVRKETLEVKKLIGYLPENNPQYADMYVVENLQFLADIHQINDVKKRINDVLEAVGFMEEKRKKIKQLSKGYRQRLGIAQALLHNPPILILDEPTSGLDPNQLQGIRQLIRKLGKEKLVIFSTHIMQEVEAVCESVMMINKGEIVAGFPLNKMPELFDGKGLEAIFSELTS from the coding sequence ATGTCATTAACCGTAACGCATGTAACCAAAAAATATGGAAAAGACTGTGTGGTGAACGATATCTCTTTTGATCTGAGAAACAATGAGGTTGTCGGTTTTCTTGGCCCAAATGGTGCAGGAAAATCAACTATTATGAAAATGATTACAGGTTATTTGAGGCCAGATAAAGGGGTGATTAGGGTAAACGGAATGGACGTTCGCAAGGAAACCCTTGAGGTGAAGAAACTAATTGGTTATCTTCCGGAAAACAACCCTCAATATGCTGATATGTATGTTGTGGAGAATTTACAGTTTTTAGCGGATATACACCAAATCAACGATGTAAAAAAAAGGATAAACGACGTACTTGAGGCTGTAGGGTTTATGGAAGAAAAGAGAAAAAAGATAAAACAGCTATCAAAAGGATACAGGCAGCGTTTAGGTATTGCACAGGCATTGCTTCACAATCCTCCTATATTAATTCTCGATGAACCTACTTCAGGGCTCGATCCGAACCAATTGCAGGGAATACGGCAGTTAATACGAAAACTTGGAAAGGAGAAACTAGTCATTTTTTCGACACATATCATGCAGGAAGTAGAAGCGGTTTGCGAATCGGTAATGATGATAAACAAAGGAGAAATAGTTGCGGGATTTCCGCTGAACAAAATGCCGGAATTGTTTGATGGGAAAGGTTTGGAGGCAATTTTTAGTGAGTTGACAAGTTGA